DNA sequence from the Thunnus albacares chromosome 22, fThuAlb1.1, whole genome shotgun sequence genome:
AATATCTAATGAACAGTTGAGTAGACGTCATGCCAGCCTGCTTAATCCTAAAATACCTGAACTATCTTCCTTCAATATGTGTAAAGCATCCTTGGATCTCTTGAATGGTgctacataaaatataaatgaaagtttttgtttttagagcACCAAGCTTGAGGGTCTAAACGTGCACGACAAGTTGTTAAACTTTGCACAGACATCAGAAGTAGTGaaaaatttaataatttatggGTCTTGCAAAAAGGCTCGACagcgccccctagaaaattacgaaaattgagcccctcgacACAGATTGTTGTAGAAGAATGAAATTCGGTATTCTTATGTATgatgaccagacgcaccaaaaagtctcttggagacATACCCCAAGGcaaacaggaagtcggccattttgcATCAAATTGGTAATTTAAcgccaattttgccgtttttcaCCTGCATACTTtacaaactcctcctagggatttgacttcagcgacttcaaatttggtcagtatcatctacagacccgggagatgaaaagttatcaaaacggtgagttttcgacattgccGAGGGGGTGTGTCAATACTGGAtctaagtcatagcgccacctactggcaacaggaagtaacatgttttatgctttgacgctctgtgggtcacacggtgatgggatccacctcaaatttactcagaatagcctcaagaccttggagttTGTATTGTCtaaagttggtgacttttcgtcaGAAagtgttgccatgacaatgaaatttcatggcgagacatcggAATTGTCTATATTGTTCGCCACAAAATACGAAGCTGTTTTAAGGGCCAAGACATGCTTGAAAATACACATGGCAGGTCTTAACGTCTATAATATCGTATTGGTGGCTGGCATGAGTGTGGCAGAATGGCTCTACAGCGCCCCATACAATATTTCAACGAAGCAGCCCCCGCGCCCGCGccacaaaaaagtctcttggacccATAGCTGAAACCCAACAGGAAgttggccattttgaatttgaatttgaacttcaaaatcagtgtgtgtcatctacactagttTGTGgtcaaaagttatcaaaagattAGGTAACGTTGAAGggtgtggccgtggcgtggcgttgagttttgatgtttcgccatgacagaggaaattgctataactttagtgtaCATGGTCGGCTCTGCCTGAAACTTCACATgtgataagagtcccggcctgaacacgtctacatgacaatattcactcagtgatgcaaactggctccatagcgccccctacaaaaTTTGAACgcagcagccccagcagcaggcaaaacagtgaacaaaggaagtgatgtttatctccttcttgcactgtctgaaaacagccgggtctgaagacatctacatgcccgtgacagaagcccttcgactgcgccGCGCGGCGACGTATGCaagggtgcgagggcccgatcatcgctgcttgcagctttagttatcattattattattattattattaagataaGATGTAATCTGGACCTTGTGTGTCTCTCCAGTGTCACAAGAGGACCACAGCAGAAGTGcatcatttgtgtgtgtgctgctaaGTCACGGAGAAGAAGGGATGATATTCGGCACCGACGTTCCTGTGAGATATGAGGAGCTGACAAAACACTTTAAAGGATATCGCTGCAAGAGTCTGGTGGGCAAACCAAAGCTCTTCTTCATTCAGGTGAGTTCATTATACATGTGGTAAAGCACGCTCTCTACTCCCAgtttgtgtaatgttttgtAATGTTAGGTTTGTGTGTTGCCGGTTGTAGGCGTGCCGCGGTTCAAGCTGGGATGATGGAGTTCAGGTCGACTGCATAGAGGAGCAAAGATCAGCGAAGATTCCTGTGGAGGCGGACTTCCTGTACGCCTATTCCACCGCTCCGGGTAACTAGTGATGGCAGTGGTAGAAAATACTTTTGTCCACTGTTTTTTCTGCCCTTTGGATGCTTTGTTGCTTTATtgtaaatgattaaatacaGCAGTTGTTCCTCAAGTAACAACTAATATGGAACACCTGCACCATGTTGTTAATGGCTTGTAGTATCTTCACAGTCTGATATAAATGCAGCTCAGACATGGATTACTGTCTGATATCTGTTTTAATACAACATTAATATGCAGCTACATAATAAACCTGATAGTCAGTATGTGAATTTATAGTTGAGAATAGTAACACTGTAAACTGTCCTGCAGGCTACCTGTCATTGAGGAACGCGTCCACCGGTTCCTGGTTCATACAGGCGTTGTGTGACATGTTGCAGCGTCACAGTGGAAAACTGGAGCTCATGCATATCATGACTAGAGTCAACCACCAGGTGGCACTGTTCCATAAACAGAATCAGATCCCCTGTATTGTCTCCATGTTGACTGAAGACTTTTACTTTCCTCGGTAGTCAGATTTCTCCTCTACTTTAACTGTTGTCATTCTTTTACCTACAAGAAACCAACTTGCAGTGGGAAACTGACAGCAGCACAGCTGTAATGTGGTGACCAGGAGAACCCAAACGCACCATCAGCTTTAGGACAAAAGGCAGCCAATCGCTGCAGGTTTTGTTGATTCtgaactgttttttaaatgatgatgagTATGTTTTTGGTGTTGGGTCTTTTAGGAAAACCTGAACAACTTTCTGGGATCATTatgtgttgcagaaaaagaaacacacaagggTATTGGGAACATTTCTAGAGATGTATCTTTAATAAGCCTGCTACACACTTtatacatgcttttattttgttgattcTGGGAATGAATTCATAGTAAATCCTTCAAAAAAAGGGCTTAAAACTGGGGATTTTAATCGtttttgcttcataaatgtatactgtataagATAGACAATGCATTTTctaaacaataaatacacaagCATGAAAAGAAAGATGACTGTGTCCTCAAACATTATTACGGTTCTGAGTTTCTAACCAGGCGgtcacatgaaataaataactgaTTTAATAATGTGTAAGCTACGCCTTTTACAAATCAACTTAAACTGAGCTAAgcaacacaataataataatttaacgCAGTTATGAAAAGTTTTAGTAGATTAGAGATTAATTTTGTGTTAATTAATATCCTCGTTGCCTCTCTTaaaccaaaatgtgtttttagagaaaaatgATGTGGCATGACtctaagaaaataaaatataagaagcaataaaacatgagacataTTTAGGCAAGAAAAAGCAATATATGTACATTAAAGTTAAAGCtcagttaaaacacacacattcacactgtgtCAGCTAAAAGGAGATTAAAATGATTCAAAGGGATTAACTTGTGTGGAGCGTAATATTTAAAAGCCAATTTCACAGTCTCAGTGCTGACGCGCTGATTTACAAGGACCACAGAGTCTTGGGACCGAGTGCAGAGTGAAACTGATCTATAgttaataaaacatgacagaTACACAGgaagctatatatatatatatatatatatatatatatatatatatatatatatatatataaacggGATGCAGTGCTCTTGTCTTCTCAATGACAACAACTGCTACCCAACTTTCTCCTGAAGAACACAACAACGAGCTCTAAAGCCTCCCAGTGATGGACCCGAAACTGCATGGAGTGCttataaattacataaacatAACAGATTGCTTCTATAATTCTGGGTAAAACAAGTCTTatatggagaggaggaggaggaggaggaggaggagagaagagctcAGGGCATTATTGTAACGG
Encoded proteins:
- the LOC122973199 gene encoding caspase-3-like, with protein sequence MSKFSVAGSHQDQVDSRMAKRDYSSSTAAAGHDIVADCGSFRYDMNYACLGTCVIINNKNFISRDLSTRDGTDVDAESARKTFSRLGYNVRVARNQTAQQMKSMMFNVSQEDHSRSASFVCVLLSHGEEGMIFGTDVPVRYEELTKHFKGYRCKSLVGKPKLFFIQACRGSSWDDGVQVDCIEEQRSAKIPVEADFLYAYSTAPGYLSLRNASTGSWFIQALCDMLQRHSGKLELMHIMTRVNHQVALFHKQNQIPCIVSMLTEDFYFPR